In a single window of the Cydia amplana chromosome 4, ilCydAmpl1.1, whole genome shotgun sequence genome:
- the LOC134647320 gene encoding mucin-2 isoform X3, which yields MMLPAVVFVLAVASECLAAQSDRSRHDSRRSGPIRSVPVAADIKRDADFDCPEEFGYYPHPNDCTLYYVCVFGGALLESCTGGLMYSHELQTCDWPRNVGCDATGTGAALVSDDLERISERERDPPPPPPPRRNPPPPPRVQPNPIVTSRGQPKFNRDEYEKQQLYADVEDDLPPVEEIESDRQQRVYRGQPSTIGQVQKDRDGYVSQVASTGRNINNNIIPASISQNNGKIGSFSFGTQVEERRTATATQAPQTYREDTSDNVTDSLLDEQLDIVTNEIDRNNVIEKPIIRSKREVTNDSSNSNTDKISERSDSDEIMEYIEMDPTEEDDEEDLHEDSERGKRQIRYYLKNGFKTAVKSWPNSKPIKFIDLPPHVSNQNIRHQSSLNGLHKNNLYDASSKPYTAVNNIYSTANPFAYQNDNTQSQRPFKASPSDPFSQRLPHNPMNSATHIITKSPPISALKNSENPFAALAGGFYNNAPKQNNQNTNRYPAQSFYTNNHNSHNIVHDSSLLPSTVVTGKPVSTISPYNKAQRSPSQSFKGESNRPDAYNRPEQEKYNDEDTSNENDDEESSEESSSEKDDEEEKSYYKFDFPEPPYEFTHPKNKYADIENPFANPNFDFDAFLEKLRDEHYEAVGVTTPKPKVNQNAALIARPSERPTSVSENSGIRSSTLNYQGMSTPRPFSSINLPSASVGSSQIYSKVPTTKQPEQSQQLNFRPLLHHQQTVRLNNDHNQDVQQSAGIPLDAALPKLKPPNFRDERILPINYNFNKPINSTQIPNLNQTQHKGATQQVYSITQRPYLLQTGTGAPKILLSTPKLQYLIKQEKPGRPYFISTVKPYLVSSIKPHNAYLSFKQSTLKPLTTLANEQLAALQHYWNHPSTEFYLHSTPRPTSFSNLPKLENLFAQTLRPSVQSTVNQNNAITTKDTVTSIPKQPAKRRPIPKPSPEMADYYYDDEDEQYYEPPVKSIYMPSSEIKPQRPPMAQNYQEYDDTESYESDEDERTVHITPQRPNYRQPSNYKTESATKNHNDVSVVTKAPHKERQKTKIPVPVMVDFVTPAPTVLMRPEVSNYEIIHHSPRNKTFHIKKPGPFTARPPKYLNQTTLRPYTVRHRLAIPTTVKETTRTEDNKQNRGRIRHHNLVAQTKMTTPRDNHNQETRFTKTRHDDKTNSLEPVNNVTPATYTASPRPKMLYNGTQNYSPDQFDPYYAVYDEDGELYKDTDYVQQYNTASLRPAVQQTYRGTPPPARRPEPVQYTQRPSADDYDDTLIQGQINNQNQYQAPVRQSTRGEGNELGYEHPSSVKTTIYEATSISTTPTTSTSTTTTYRPTTAPFTEAMTPSRYSPRSSTDENLNLNPNNSSDQNPSDGSPMTVPISNPIINLSSFAKPFEKTDNTHRLKENLPSEKLTHRHSPRVTNKNNNIPVEVVKTSSNENKKVVSLTTGFSIRRNPNNTNNPYTLTVLTRPFDNYHNSRKHITPEEKTKQQVTETRHDELENVQKPVESLIDEDNVGSSESSLRRSSIEEDIPVYSRPQSRPKTSYQYSREDYATPPTTTTKYYLKTVIKRPAPAPFTYSNDQKESSTENTIDTEALIETGLRNVKNTQTQSTTPINRDLPDWEQYETHSEQWNKPVVSPYRTLNNLRNNEENNEAIDFTTSTASTTRYTTTQKVILSSTAKPQELLSSKPAYYSYKVDDDEVSDQTTEVFSGKVKSVIKAFLSNFGGASSTERVKQIVNTVAPQEEKVVNIGFQKKMLKYIDEKPARHHIQRVHIITEQPTTRFSPTTIDTPNYTQRDFVSTPSQSISNRGTSTTITPASSIFAEYAETTPTPMLQTPSNNVLRNIPNTEYSDSKFNSFNNYVTENTQKTVKPQPENSRKFLKIIEEPSTELTKIDSTFNNNIDNEVTKLTKSTEPTKTTTETERYRQASVLNEIASTTSSTKSTTTYKVDVTPTKKSLSFPTRASRVNPAIKLAATNPGVGRRSYQSTKCSSDNSLQPNPKCNEIKYQRPSPSPSPSSTRGRGSAHYSTLDQPQSNRGTPPTRSRPTLKPSTAIVSKATEFVDVYTNPPRRPAPVYPQPTPDKTAAKCRKDVCLLPDCYCGGKDIPGDLEVETVPQIVLLTFDDSVNDLNKVLYQDLFEKGRVNPNGCPISATFYVSHEWTDYSQVQNLYSAGHEMASHTISHSFGEQFSQKKWNREVGGQREILAAYGGVKLEDVRGMRAPFLSVGGNKMFKMLYDSNFTYDSSMPVYENRPPSWPYTLDYKLFHDCMIPPCPTKSYPGVWEVPMVMWQDLNGGRCSMGDACANPPEAEGVYKMLLKNFDRHYTTNRAPFGLFYHAAWFTQPHHKEGFIMFLDFINRMQDVWIVTNWQALQWVRDPTPINRINNFQPFQCNYQDRPKKCNNPKVCNLWHKSGVRYMRTCQPCPEIYPWTGKTGIKSSRIDNDIEE from the exons AATGCCTAGCGGCCCAATCAGATCGCTCACGGCACGACAGCAGGCGCTCTGGACCAATCAGAAGCGTTCCTGTCGCCGCTGACATCAAACGGGATGCCGACTTCGACTGCCCTGAAGAGTTCGGATATTACCCACACCCTAACGACTGCACTTTATACTACGTATGCGTATTTGGCGGCGCTCTACTTGAGTCTTGCACTGGTGGCCTTATGTACAG CCACGAGCTCCAAACATGCGATTGGCCGCGCAACGTTGGCTGCGACGCCACCGGCACCGGCGCAGCCCTGGTCTCCGACGACCTCGAACGCATCAGCGAGCGGGAACGCGACCCCCCGCCCCCACCCCCGCCGCGCCGCAACCCGCCGCCGCCTCCTCGGGTGCAGCCCAACCCTATCGTTACCTCTAGAGGACAACCCAAGTTCAACCGAGATGAATACGAAAAG CAACAATTATACGCTGATGTTGAGGATGATCTACCACCAGTTGAAGAAATCGAAAGCGACAGACAACAACGTGTTTATCGAGGACAGCCATCAACCATTGGACAAGTGCAGAAAGACAGGGACGGTTATGTTTCGCAAGTCGCCAGCACTGGAAGAAAtattaacaataatattattcctGCATCTATTTCAcaaaacaatggtaaaataGGGTCCTTCTCTTTTGGCACACAAGTTGAAGAAAGAAGAACAGCTACCGCTACTCAAGCACCTCAGACCTATCG TGAGGACACAAGTGACAACGTTACTGACTCTCTTCTTGACGAACAGTTAGACATTGTAACGAACGAGATAGACAGAAATAACGTTATTGAAAAACCTATCATAAGGAGTAAAAGAGAAGTTACCAACGACAGTTCTAACAGTAATACAGATAAAATCTCCGAAAGGAGTGATAGTGATGAAATAATGGAATATATAGAAATGGATCCAACAGAAGAGGATGACGAAGAAGATTTACATGAAGATAGTGAAAGAGGAAAAAGACAAATtagatattatttaaaaaatggttttaaaactgCAGTAAAAAGCTGGCCCAATTCAAAACCTATCAAATTTATCGATTTACCTCCTCATGTTAGTAACCAAAATATAAGGCACCAGTCATCATTAAACGGacttcataaaaataatttgtatgATGCGTCCAGCAAACCTTACACAGCCGTTAACAATATATATTCTACTGCAAATCCTTTCGCGTACCAAAATGATAACACACAATCTCAGAGGCCATTTAAGGCTAGTCCTTCTGATCCATTCAGTCAAAGGTTACCCCATAATCCTATGAATTCTGCGACTCACATTATTACAAAAAGCCCACCTATATCAGCGCTGAAAAATAGTGAAAACCCCTTTGCAGCATTGGCCGGAGGATTTTATAATAATGCtccaaaacaaaataatcaaaacaCTAACCGCTATCCTGCTCAGTCGTTTTATACTAATAACCATAATAGTCATAATATAGTGCATGACTCATCTCTTTTGCCAAGTACGGTAGTCACTGGTAAACCAGTTTCAACCATTTCACCATATAACAAAGCACAGAGAAGCCCATCACAATCATTTAAAGGCGAATCAAATCGACCTGATGCCTATAATAGACCTGAACAAGAAAAATATAATGATGAAGACACTTCAAATGAAAATGATGACGAGGAGTCTTCAGAAGAAAGCTCTTCAGAAAAAGATGATGAGGAGGAAAAAAGTTACTATAAATTTGATTTTCCCGAACCACCTTACGAATTTACACATCCCAAAAATAAATATGCTGACATTGAAAATCCATTTGCAAATCCCAATTTCGATTTTGATGCATTCTTAGAAAAACTTAGGGATGAGCATTATGAAGCTGTAGGTGTCACAACGCCGAAGCCAAAAGTGAATCAAAATGCTGCATTAATCGCGAGACCATCTGAACGGCCTACCTCTGTATCAGAAAATTCTGGAATAAGATCATCCACATTAAATTATCAGGGTATGAGTACGCCTCGACCATTTAGCTCAATTAATCTCCCCAGCGCGTCTGTTGGTTCTAGTCAAATTTATTCAAAGGTGCCTACAACGAAACAACCTGAACAATCACAGCAGTTGAATTTTAGACCCCTGCTTCATCATCAGCAGACAGTTAGATTAAATAATGACCACAACCAGGATGTACAACAGAGCGCTGGTATACCATTAGACGCTGCATTGCCTAAACTGAAACCGCCAAATTTTAGAGATGAACGCATTTtaccaataaattataactttaacaAACCTATAAATTCGACACAGATACCTAATTTAAACCAAACACAGCATAAAGGGGCAACTCAGCAAGTGTATTCTATAACCCAGAGGCCATATTTACTACAAACGGGAACAGGAGCGCCTAAGATATTACTTTCTACACCTAAGTTACAATATTTGATAAAACAAGAAAAACCTGGTCgtccatattttatttcaactgTAAAGCCATATCTTGTATCATCAATTAAGCCTCATAATGCATATTTATCTTTCAAACAATCAACATTAAAACCATTAACAACTTTAGCTAATGAACAACTGGCAGCTCTTCAACATTACTGGAACCATCCATCGAcagaattttatttacattcaacTCCAAGACCAACATCGTTCTCAAATCTTCCAAAGCTTGAAAACTTATTTGCACAAACATTAAGACCATCGGTGCAATCTACAGTAAATCAAAATAACGCAATTACTACCAAAGATACAGTCACTTCTATACCGAAACAACCAGCAAAGCGAAGACCGATTCCCAAACCATCTCCCGAAATGGCCGACTATTACTACGACGATGAAGATGAGCAATATTATGAACCGCCAGTCAAATCAATTTACATGCCCAGTTCCGAGATAAAACCACAAAGACCACCGATGGCTCAAAATTATCAAGAATATGATGACACTGAGAGTTACGAAAGTGATGAAGATGAACGAACAGTTCATATTACTCCCCAACGACCAAATTATCGTCAACCGTCTAATTATAAAACAGAATCAGCCACTAAAAACCATAATGATGTTTCCGTTGTTACAAAAGCTCCTCACAAAGAGCGACAAAAGACTAAAATACCCGTTCCGGTCATGGTAGATTTTGTAACGCCTGCACCAACAGTATTGATGCGCCCTGAAGTATCAAACTATGAAATCATTCACCATTCACCTAGGAATAagacgttccacataaaaaaaccTGGACCTTTTACTGCTAGACctccaaaatatttaaatcagaCTACTCTAAGACCATACACAGTTAGGCATAGGCTGGCTATACCCACTACCGTAAAAGAAACTACTCGAACTGAAGACAACAAGCAGAATAGAGGCAGGATACGACACCACAACCTGGTAGCCCAGACGAAGATGACTACTCCTCGTGACAATCATAACCAGGAGACTCGATTTACTAAGACTAGACACGATGACAAGACAAACAG cttGGAACCTGTTAACAACGTAACTCCAGCCACATACACCGCCAGCCCACGTCCTAAAATGCTGTATAATGGAACTCAAAATTACTCTCCTGACCAATTTGATCCATACTACGCCGTTTACGATGAAGATGGTGAATTATATAAAGACACAG ATTATGTTCAGCAATATAACACGGCCTCGCTCCGCCCTGCAGTGCAGCAAACCTACCGCGGCACCCCGCCCCCGGCCAGGAGACCTGAGCCCGTGCAGTATACGCAGAGACCGTCCGCTGACGACTATGATGACACACTTATCCAAGGACAG ATAAACAACCAGAATCAATACCAAGCACCGGTCCGTCAATCAACAAG GGGCGAAGGTAACGAATTGGGTTACGAACACCCTAGCAGTGTGAAGACGACGATTTACGAAGCTACCTCTATTAGCACTACTCCTACGACAAGCACTAGCACAACCACAACATATCGCCCTACTACTGCACCCTTCACCGAAGCAATGACCCCGTCTAGATACTCTCCAAG ATCATCCACAGATGAGAACCTTAACCTCAATCCTAATAATTCCTCAGACCAAAACCCTTCTGACGGGTCCCCTATGACAGTTCCCATTTCAAACCCTATAATAAACCTTTCATCCTTTGCTAAgccctttgaaaagactgataATACTCATAGGTTGAAAGAAAACTTACCATCTGAAAAACTGACCCATAGACATTCTCCTCGAGTgactaacaaaaacaataatattcCGGTGGAAGTGGTGAAAACCTcttctaatgaaaataaaaaggtTGTTTCCCTAACTACTGGGTTCTCGATTAGGCGAAACCccaataatactaataatccCTACACATTGACAGTTCTGACCCGGCCTTTTGATAATTACCATAATAGTCGAAAGCATATCACGCCCgaagaaaaaacaaaacaacaagTAACAGAAACAAGACACGATGAGTTAGAAAATGTTCAAAAACCAGTAGAATCACTCATTGATGAGGACAATGTTGGATCATCAGAGAGTTCACTGCGTCGTTCTAGTATTGAAGAGGATATACCTGTTTATTCTAGACCCCAAAGTAGGCCAAAAACTTCATACCAATATTCTAGAGAAGATTATGCGACACCGCCAACAACCACTACTAAATATTACCTCAAAACCGTTATCAAACGACCGGCCCCAGCTCCTTTTACTTACAGCAACGACCAGAAAGAAAGCTCTACTGAAAATACAATTGACACGGAAGCATTGATTGAAACCGGACTTCGAAATGTTAAAAATACTCAGACTCAATCAACTACTCCCATAAATAGAGATTTGCCGGATTGGGAACAATACGAAACACATAGTGAACAATGGAATAAACCTGTTGTTTCACCgtacagaaccctaaacaaTCTCAGAAACAATGAGGAAAACAATGAAGCAATTGACTTTACAACCAGTACTGCTTCGACAACTAGATATACCACAACACAGAAAGTCATTTTGAGTTCAACTGCTAAGCCTCAAGAATTACTTAGTTCTAAACCTGCATATTATAGTTATAAAGTCGATGATGACGAAGTCTCTGATCAAACTACCGAAGTATTCAGTGGTAAAGTAAAATCTGTCATAAAAGCTTTTCTGAGCAATTTCGGTGGAGCGTCAAGTACGGAGAGAGTAAAACAGATAGTGAACACCGTTGCGCCTCAAGAAGAAAAAGTCGTAAACATAGGTTTCCAAAAGAAAATGCTGAAATACATAGATGAGAAGCCTGCCCGCCATCATATTCAACGTGTGCATATTATAACAGAGCAACCGACTACGAGATTTAGCCCTACAACTATTGATACTCCCAATTATACTCAAAGAGATTTCGTATCGACTCCTAGTCAATCAATTTCAAACAGAGGAACCTCCACTACAATTACGCCTGCTTCTTCAATTTTTGCTGAATATGCTGAAACTACGCCGACGCCAATGTTGCAAACTCCAAGTAACAATGTGTTACGCAACATTCCCAACACAGAATATTCTGATTCTAAATTCAACAGTTTTAACAATTATGTAACAGAAAACACACAAAAAACTGTTAAACCACAGCCGGAAAATTCCCGCAAATTTCTTAAGATTATCGAAGAACCTTCCACAGAGTTGACAAAAATTGACAGTACTTTCAATAATAACATTGACAATGAGGTAACAAAACTGACCAAATCGACCGAACCAACTAAGACAACGACTGAGACAGAGCGTTACAGACAAGCTTCAGTCCTAAACGAAATAGCTTCGACAACAAGTAGTACAAAATCGACCACTACTTACAAAGTTGACGTGACGCCGACGAAAAAGAGTTTATCCTTCCCCACTCGTGCCTCTCGAGTGAATCCCGCAATAAAGTTAGCTGCGACAAACCCGGGAGTTGGGCGCAGGAGTTACCAATCGACGAAATGCTCTTCAGACAACAGTCTGCAACCGAATCCAAAATGCAACGAAATCAAATACCAGAG ACCCAGTCCCAGCCCAAGCCCCAGCAGTACCCGCGGTAGAGGGTCCGCTCACTACTCCACCTTGGATCAGCCACAGTCCAACAGAGGAACCCCACCAAC TCGCAGCCGCCCTACTTTAAAGCCATCAACTGCCATCGTGTCAAAGGCGACAGAGTTCGTGGACGTCTACACGAATCCCCCGAGGAGACCAGCGCCTGTGTACCCGCAGCCGACTCCGGACAAGACTGCAGCTAAGTGTAGGAAGGACGTGTGCCTGCTACCTGACTGCTACTGCGGTGGAAAGGATATACCTG GCGACCTAGAGGTGGAGACGGTGCCCCAGATCGTTCTTCTGACATTCGATGACTCCGTGAACGACCTCAACAAGGTCCTTTATCAAGACCTCTTCGAAAAGGGTCGCGTGAACCCCAACGGTTGTCCGATCTCAGCCACATTTTATGTCTCCCACGAATGGACCGATTACAGCCAAGTACAAAATCTTTATTCTGCTGGACATGAGATGGCTTCTCACACAATTTC TCATAGTTTTGGAGAGCAATTCTCCCAAAAGAAATGGAACAGAGAAGTGGGTGGACAGAGAGAGATTTTAGCAGCATACGGTGGTGTGAAATTAGAGGATGTCCGAGGAATGAGAGCTCCGTTCCTCTCTGTCGGAGGAAACAAGATGTTCAAGATGTTGTACGATTCTAACTTCACGTACGATTCCTCGATGCCTGTCTATGAAAACAGACCACCTAGCTGGCCTTATACTCTTGACTACAAACTGTTCCACGACTGCATGATCCCGCCTTGCCCTACAAAATCATATCCAG GCGTCTGGGAAGTACCTATGGTGATGTGGCAAGATTTGAATGGTGGCCGTTGCTCTATGGGTGATGCCTGTGCTAATCCTCCTGAAGCTGAAGGAGTCTATAAAATGCTTTTGAAGAACTTTGACAGACATTACACTACAAACAG GGCACCCTTCGGTCTCTTCTACCACGCGGCGTGGTTCACGCAGCCCCACCACAAGGAGGGCTTCATCATGTTCCTGGACTTCATCAACCGCATGCAGGACGTGTGGATCGTGACCAACTGGCAGGCGCTGCAGTGGGTGCGAGACCCCACGCCCATCAACAGGA